A section of the Malania oleifera isolate guangnan ecotype guangnan chromosome 2, ASM2987363v1, whole genome shotgun sequence genome encodes:
- the LOC131147874 gene encoding zinc transporter 6, chloroplastic, translated as MAAMGCATDTARALACRDGRAATHLKLISIGVIFTTSVVGISSPVMLARVFHGKPVYDKAVLVIKCFAAGVILSTSLVHVLPDAFAALADCQVASHHPWKDFPFAGLVTLVGALLALLVDVAATSHAHGGAAAAAQYAPVGTGEEAARIGKKLVELGLESGVCCGGGGGGGGGTGEEEVAAAATAEEEAEKVKQRLVSQVLEIGIIFHSVIIGVTMGMSQNKCTIRPLVAALAFHQIFEGMGLGGCIAQAGFSVGTTAYMCFLFSATTPLGIVMGMVLFSVTGYDDSNPKALILEGLLGSVSSGILIYMALVDLIAVDFFHNKMMSSDPRLKKAAYLALTLGSTAMSILALWA; from the exons ATGGCGGCGATGGGGTGCGCCACCGACACGGCACGAGCCCTGGCGTGCAGGGACGGCCGGGCGGCGACGCACCTGAAGCTAATATCGATCGGCGTCATTTTCACGACGAGCGTGGTCGGGATCTCGTCGCCGGTGATGCTGGCGCGTGTCTTCCACGGCAAACCCGTCTACGACAAGGCCGTATTGGTGATCAAGTGCTTCGCGGCGGGGGTCATCCTGTCCACCTCCCTCGTCCACGTCCTCCCCGACGCCTTCGCCGCCCTCGCCGACTGCCAGGTGGCCTCCCACCACCCCTGGAAGGACTTCCCCTTCGCCGGCCTCGTCACCCTCGTCGGCGCCCTCCTCGCACTCCTCGTCGACGTCGCCGCCACCTCCCACGCCCACGGTGGCGCCGCCGCCGCCGCCCAGTACGCCCCCGTAGGGACCGGCGAGGAAGCGGCCCGAATCGGGAAGAAATTGGTGGAGTTGGGGCTGGAATCGGGGGTTTGctgcggcggcggcggcggcggcggaggGGGAACTGGGGAGGAAGAAGTGGCGGCAGCGGCGACGGCGGAGGAAGAGGCAGAGAAGGTAAAGCAGAGGTTGGTGTCACAGGTGCTGGAAATTGGAATCATATTTCACTCGGTCATCATCGGAGTTACGATGGGGATGAGCCAGAACAAGTGCACAATCCGGCCGCTGGTGGCGGCGCTGGCCTTCCACCAGATCTTCGAGGGCATGGGCCTTGGCGGCTGCATTGCTCAG GCAGGGTTCAGCGTCGGAACGACGGCGTATATGTGCTTCCTGTTTTCAGCGACGACCCCGTTGGGGATAGTGATGGGGATGGTACTCTTCTCGGTGACGGGGTACGACGACAGCAACCCGAAAGCGTTGATACTGGAAGGGCTGTTGGGGTCAGTGTCCTCCGGAATTCTGATATACATGGCGCTGGTTGATCTCATAGCCGTTGATTTCTTCCACAACAAGATGATGAGCTCAGATCCACGGCTGAAAAAGGCCGCTTATCTTGCCCTCACCCTGGGCTCCACCGCCATGTCCATCCTTGCCCTTTGGGCTTGA